In Saccharomonospora marina XMU15, one genomic interval encodes:
- a CDS encoding AMP-binding enzyme, with protein sequence MAVVGVLDIRWGETPVATVALQNAAEATAEELIAYARGRLAHFKCPTRVEFVAELHRTATGKVL encoded by the coding sequence GTGGCCGTCGTCGGCGTCCTCGACATCCGCTGGGGCGAGACGCCAGTGGCCACCGTGGCGCTCCAGAACGCCGCCGAGGCGACGGCCGAGGAGCTCATCGCGTACGCCCGGGGGCGGCTTGCCCACTTCAAGTGCCCTACCCGGGTCGAGTTCGTGGCTGAGTTGCACCGCACAGCGACCGGCAAGGTTCTCTAA
- a CDS encoding TetR/AcrR family transcriptional regulator: MRAHSMRERFREHMRSAVLEAAHDLIIDRGWDRVRMGEVADRAGVSRAALYKEFGDKAGLGEAVVLREASRFLEGIQGALEAHVGDAKRGIAAAVDYTLDEAGRSPLLKAVLISNRDLNGGSQASTGMLPLLTTSARLLDLASDTLAGWVAESYPSLPENDVIDAADTMVRLTVSHLALPRWDRTATARKISEVAVRFLSLES; the protein is encoded by the coding sequence ATGCGGGCACACTCCATGCGTGAACGGTTCAGGGAGCACATGCGCTCGGCTGTACTCGAGGCTGCCCACGACTTGATCATCGACCGCGGCTGGGACCGGGTGCGCATGGGGGAGGTGGCGGACCGAGCCGGGGTGTCGCGGGCAGCTCTCTACAAGGAGTTCGGTGACAAGGCCGGCCTCGGAGAAGCCGTCGTGCTTCGGGAAGCCTCACGCTTCCTGGAGGGCATCCAGGGGGCGCTGGAGGCGCACGTCGGCGATGCGAAGCGCGGCATCGCCGCAGCCGTCGACTACACCTTGGACGAGGCGGGGCGTAGCCCCCTGCTCAAGGCGGTGCTCATCTCCAACCGCGACCTGAATGGGGGGAGCCAAGCGTCCACGGGGATGCTCCCACTGCTCACGACTTCCGCGCGACTCCTCGACCTCGCCTCCGACACCCTGGCCGGATGGGTCGCGGAGAGTTACCCGAGTCTTCCCGAAAACGATGTCATCGACGCGGCCGACACCATGGTCCGCCTGACAGTCAGTCACCTGGCGCTGCCCAGGTGGGACCGAACCGCGACAGCACGCAAGATCTCAGAGGTCGCGGTCCGGTTCCTCTCCCTCGAATCGTGA
- a CDS encoding NAD(P)/FAD-dependent oxidoreductase: protein MSSARTVVVGASHAGAQLVTSLRQEGWSGEIVLVGDESVLPYQRPPLSKAYLAGKCSLTELAIRSQDFYLKQGIECLDACVEEIDRSARQVLLSTGDRLSYDALALCTGARPRRLRAAGTQLDGVHYLRRSSDVKRIREHAIPGRRAVIVGGGYIGLETAASLRALGLDVTVLEAADRVLERVTAPEVSAFFTRVHQHEGVDVRTSASVEALVGDHRVREAVLASGELVAADLVIIGVGIEPTTELAEAAGLAVDDGILIDAHARSSDPTIVAAGDCASQDMPRYGRRIRLESVPSAVEQAKVAAATICGKDKEVTAPPWFWSDQYDLKLQIAGLNTGYDDIVLSGDPTADRDFTCYYLRKGELIAADCVNRPRDFMTTKRMLGQGTAVDMATLKQRLRCDEAGRPLTVVTTEAPPSAANKDDLDVDSVDGGGASVYHSGRR, encoded by the coding sequence ATGAGCTCAGCGCGCACGGTGGTGGTCGGTGCCAGTCATGCCGGGGCACAGCTGGTCACCAGCCTCCGCCAGGAGGGCTGGTCCGGTGAAATCGTGCTGGTCGGTGACGAGTCGGTGCTGCCCTACCAGAGACCTCCTCTGTCGAAGGCTTACCTCGCTGGCAAGTGCTCGCTGACGGAGTTGGCCATTCGCTCCCAGGACTTCTACCTCAAGCAGGGCATCGAGTGCCTGGACGCCTGCGTGGAGGAGATCGATCGTTCGGCTCGCCAGGTCCTGCTCAGCACGGGGGACAGACTGTCCTATGACGCCCTGGCTCTCTGCACCGGCGCACGCCCACGACGCCTGCGTGCCGCCGGCACCCAGCTCGATGGGGTGCACTACCTACGTCGGTCATCCGATGTCAAGCGGATCCGCGAGCACGCCATCCCCGGACGTCGTGCCGTCATCGTCGGTGGTGGTTACATCGGCCTGGAGACCGCCGCGTCGTTGCGCGCGCTGGGTCTTGACGTCACCGTGCTGGAGGCCGCAGACCGTGTCCTCGAGCGGGTGACCGCTCCTGAGGTGTCGGCATTCTTCACGCGCGTCCACCAACATGAGGGAGTCGACGTGCGGACGAGCGCATCGGTCGAGGCCCTGGTCGGCGACCACCGCGTCCGCGAGGCGGTCCTGGCGAGCGGCGAGCTTGTGGCAGCCGATCTCGTGATCATCGGGGTCGGTATCGAACCGACCACGGAACTGGCCGAGGCAGCCGGCCTGGCGGTGGACGACGGGATCTTGATCGACGCGCACGCGCGCAGCAGTGATCCCACCATTGTGGCCGCCGGGGACTGCGCCTCGCAGGACATGCCACGCTACGGCCGACGGATTCGCCTGGAGTCGGTGCCGAGCGCGGTGGAGCAGGCGAAGGTGGCAGCGGCGACCATCTGTGGAAAGGACAAGGAGGTCACAGCGCCCCCGTGGTTCTGGTCGGATCAGTATGACCTCAAGCTCCAGATCGCGGGACTCAACACGGGCTATGACGACATCGTCCTGAGCGGTGACCCGACCGCCGACCGCGATTTCACCTGCTACTACCTCCGGAAGGGCGAGCTGATAGCCGCTGACTGTGTCAACCGTCCCCGGGACTTCATGACCACCAAGCGCATGCTCGGCCAGGGGACCGCAGTCGATATGGCCACCCTGAAGCAAAGGTTGCGGTGTGACGAAGCGGGCCGACCGCTGACCGTGGTCACCACCGAGGCACCGCCCAGTGCGGCGAACAAGGATGACTTGGATGTCGACAGCGTGGACGGCGGTGGGGCTTCTGTCTATCATTCTGGGCGTCGGTGA
- a CDS encoding cytochrome P450, giving the protein MKIPETVKRKVEAAIPLDRQVQAAHLYDKGRRWLTRTNGQKMFVERPIPPVEEVALEDIDLSNPFLYRQGRWASYFKRLRDEAPVHYQPHSPFGPFWSVTRHADIIAVDKNHEVFSAEPLIVIGAPPRFMDIAMFIAMDPPKHDVQRRAVQGVVAPKNLREMEGLIRERVRDVLDNLPVNEPFDWVSTVSIELTARMLATLLDFPFEQRHKLVEWSNLATSMEQANGGPSDNDELFRGMVGMARGLSALWHDKAARLAAGEEPGFDLITMLQRNESTKDLIKRPMEFAGNLILLIVGGNDTTRNSMSGGVLALNQFPDQFEKLKANPDLIPNMVSEIIRWQTPLAYMRRIAKTDTVLNGQFIRKGDKVVMWYASGNRDETVFERPDELIIDRPNARNHIAFGFGVHRCMGNRLAELQLRILWEEILPRFERIDVVGEPEYVQSNFVRGISKLMVELTPKGAG; this is encoded by the coding sequence ATGAAGATCCCTGAAACAGTCAAGAGGAAGGTCGAGGCCGCCATCCCGCTGGATCGACAGGTCCAGGCCGCACACCTCTACGACAAGGGCCGACGCTGGCTGACCCGCACGAACGGGCAGAAGATGTTCGTCGAACGCCCGATCCCGCCGGTCGAAGAAGTCGCGCTCGAAGACATCGACCTCAGCAACCCGTTCCTCTACCGGCAGGGGCGCTGGGCCTCCTACTTCAAGCGCCTACGCGACGAGGCCCCGGTCCACTACCAGCCTCACAGTCCCTTCGGACCGTTCTGGTCGGTCACGCGTCACGCCGACATCATTGCGGTGGACAAGAACCACGAGGTCTTCTCCGCGGAACCTCTCATTGTCATCGGGGCGCCGCCGCGGTTCATGGACATCGCGATGTTCATCGCCATGGACCCGCCCAAGCACGACGTTCAGCGCCGCGCCGTCCAAGGGGTGGTGGCTCCGAAGAACCTCCGCGAGATGGAGGGCCTCATTCGCGAGCGCGTCAGGGACGTCCTGGACAACCTGCCCGTCAACGAACCCTTCGACTGGGTGAGCACCGTGTCGATCGAGCTCACCGCCCGCATGTTGGCGACGCTACTGGACTTCCCCTTCGAGCAGCGGCACAAGCTCGTCGAGTGGTCAAACCTGGCCACCTCGATGGAGCAGGCCAACGGAGGCCCCTCCGACAACGACGAGCTGTTCCGCGGCATGGTGGGCATGGCGCGTGGACTCAGCGCATTGTGGCATGACAAGGCCGCCCGCCTCGCGGCCGGTGAAGAGCCCGGGTTCGACCTCATCACCATGCTGCAGAGGAATGAGAGTACCAAAGACCTGATCAAGCGTCCCATGGAGTTCGCTGGCAACCTGATCCTGCTCATCGTCGGGGGCAACGACACAACGCGCAACTCGATGAGTGGTGGCGTTCTCGCGCTGAACCAGTTCCCCGACCAGTTCGAGAAGCTCAAGGCCAATCCGGACCTGATCCCGAACATGGTCTCGGAGATCATCCGCTGGCAGACTCCGCTTGCCTACATGCGCCGGATCGCCAAGACCGACACCGTGCTCAACGGCCAGTTCATCCGTAAGGGTGATAAGGTGGTAATGTGGTATGCGTCCGGCAACCGCGATGAGACTGTGTTCGAGCGACCGGACGAGTTGATCATCGACCGGCCCAACGCCCGCAACCACATCGCTTTCGGGTTCGGCGTGCACCGGTGCATGGGCAACCGGTTGGCCGAGCTGCAGCTGCGGATCCTCTGGGAGGAGATCCTCCCGCGCTTCGAGAGGATCGATGTAGTCGGGGAGCCGGAATACGTCCAGTCCAACTTCGTTCGGGGCATCAGCAAGCTGATGGTCGAGCTCACCCCCAAGGGCGCCGGATGA
- a CDS encoding 2Fe-2S iron-sulfur cluster-binding protein, whose product MAVVTFVSHDGEKHEAPLEEGCSLMQVAKNNAIPGIDGDCGGEAACGTCHVIVDPAWADKVGPSGPVEEEMLSMNPERQATSRLSCQIKASESWDGLTVQLPEFQM is encoded by the coding sequence ATGGCAGTCGTTACTTTCGTGTCGCACGACGGGGAGAAGCACGAGGCGCCCCTCGAGGAGGGCTGCTCGCTGATGCAAGTCGCGAAGAACAACGCCATTCCGGGCATCGATGGCGACTGCGGCGGAGAGGCCGCCTGCGGCACCTGCCACGTGATCGTGGATCCTGCCTGGGCCGACAAGGTCGGCCCGTCCGGTCCGGTGGAAGAGGAGATGCTGTCGATGAACCCCGAGCGACAGGCGACGTCTCGGCTGTCCTGCCAGATCAAGGCCTCCGAGTCATGGGATGGCCTGACCGTGCAACTGCCCGAATTCCAGATGTAG
- a CDS encoding AraC family transcriptional regulator, translating into MQLLSSSAIDQNAVEEFRAIMAREGTGELTLIQTQAQAPLRWFREVYPELDAEQATRLGIACAEQAQLTSFGPMSVPLVSAGTVAEVVQLLTYLPVITKAVITQFDRQPEDLTIRLSGNAGEPDLDCLVVTYCGLALMRLIDLLVGDTSEVTMHSRWPEPSVLSREAWPGRRLVFDAPLSYLHIPARTLHTACRFPDPLAYEVAITDLQQALERRAGTQDFTRRVRELLEDRPGLKTIQSIADEFSISSSTLKRRLAAEGTSFRELLQKSLLDRAQIRLLDRSTSVSEVAAELGYSDVTNFSHAFKAWTGNSPSHFRRAHQHP; encoded by the coding sequence GTGCAACTGCTGAGCAGTTCAGCGATCGATCAGAACGCCGTGGAGGAGTTCCGCGCCATAATGGCGCGCGAGGGAACCGGCGAGCTGACTCTGATCCAAACCCAAGCGCAAGCACCGCTGCGGTGGTTTCGCGAGGTCTATCCCGAACTCGACGCCGAGCAGGCGACACGGCTGGGGATCGCCTGCGCGGAACAGGCCCAGCTCACGTCCTTCGGGCCGATGAGCGTGCCGCTGGTCAGCGCAGGAACCGTCGCCGAGGTCGTGCAGCTGCTGACCTATCTTCCGGTTATCACCAAGGCCGTCATTACCCAGTTCGATCGCCAGCCGGAGGACCTGACGATTCGGCTGTCCGGGAACGCAGGAGAACCCGACCTGGACTGTCTAGTCGTCACCTACTGCGGGCTGGCCCTCATGCGGTTGATCGACCTGCTGGTCGGCGACACGTCGGAGGTGACCATGCATAGTCGCTGGCCGGAGCCGAGCGTCCTGTCTCGAGAGGCATGGCCAGGGCGTCGGCTCGTCTTCGACGCCCCCTTGTCCTACCTGCACATCCCTGCACGGACGCTGCACACGGCCTGCCGCTTCCCCGACCCACTCGCCTACGAAGTCGCCATAACTGACCTCCAGCAGGCGCTCGAACGTCGGGCTGGCACCCAGGACTTCACCCGCAGAGTGCGGGAGCTGTTGGAGGACAGGCCAGGGTTGAAGACAATCCAGTCAATCGCGGATGAGTTCTCGATCTCCTCGAGTACCCTGAAACGCCGCCTCGCCGCGGAGGGAACCAGCTTCCGCGAACTCCTCCAGAAGTCCCTGCTCGACCGCGCCCAGATACGGCTGCTCGACCGGTCCACGTCGGTCAGTGAGGTCGCCGCCGAACTCGGCTACAGCGACGTCACCAACTTCTCGCACGCTTTCAAAGCATGGACCGGCAACTCACCGAGCCACTTCCGACGCGCCCACCAGCACCCTTGA